Part of the Hyalangium minutum genome is shown below.
CGAGGCGCTCCGCGGAGGCGCGCCCGTGCTGGAGCGTGAAGAGGTGGAGTCGCTGCTGGTGGAGTTGTTGCCCCGCGTGCGCAACCTGGTGCGCTACCTGGTGCGCGGGAACTCGGATGTGGATGACATCGCACAGGAAGCGCTCATCGCCCTGCTGCTCGGGCTGCCGACATACCGTGGAGATGGACTGTTGCGCTCGTGGGCGGATCGCGTGGTGACGCGCACCACGTTCACGTGGCTCAAGCGCATGCGGGACAGCCACTCGCCGCGACTCGATGAGCCCGAGGTGCTGGTGTCCGTGGCCTCCTCGGATGCACCGTTGGATGAGTACGTCCACCGTCAGCACCTGGTGATGCTGCTGGACCGGCTCCCCAACGAACAACGGCACTTGCTGGTGCTCCACCACGTGCTGGAGATGAGCGTGCCGGAGATCGCTGCGGAGCTCGGGATCCCCTTCGAGACCGTGCGCAGCCGGCTCCGCTTGGGCCGTGCTGCGCTGCGGGCCCTGGCGGCGGAGGAGGAGTCCGAGAAGGTGGCGCTCCCCTTGGTGCGGCTCCAAGCCGCGCACGCACTCGCGGATCCTCTGCTCTCTC
Proteins encoded:
- a CDS encoding RNA polymerase sigma factor, yielding MLEREEVESLLVELLPRVRNLVRYLVRGNSDVDDIAQEALIALLLGLPTYRGDGLLRSWADRVVTRTTFTWLKRMRDSHSPRLDEPEVLVSVASSDAPLDEYVHRQHLVMLLDRLPNEQRHLLVLHHVLEMSVPEIAAELGIPFETVRSRLRLGRAALRALAAEEESEKVALPLVRLQAAHALADPLLSR